One stretch of Ornithinimicrobium ciconiae DNA includes these proteins:
- a CDS encoding MBL fold metallo-hydrolase, producing the protein MTARIDKAVTSGTFSLDGGTWEVDNNVWVIGDDTECVVIDAPHDVAPIREVVGDRTVKAVLLTHAHDDHIGAVGDLHAATGAPSYLHPEDRMLWDRVYDASPDHELADGQTIEVAGVTLHVLHTPGHSPGACCFHVPELGVVFSGDTLFQGGPGATGRSFSDFDTIVASITDKLLTLPEETVVHTGHGDDTSIGAEKPHRQEWIDRGA; encoded by the coding sequence ATGACCGCGCGCATCGACAAGGCAGTGACCAGCGGCACCTTCAGCCTGGACGGCGGGACCTGGGAGGTTGACAACAACGTCTGGGTGATCGGGGACGACACCGAGTGCGTCGTCATCGACGCACCCCACGACGTCGCGCCGATCCGTGAGGTCGTTGGCGACCGCACGGTCAAGGCAGTGCTGCTCACCCACGCGCACGATGACCACATCGGTGCGGTGGGTGACCTCCACGCCGCGACCGGCGCCCCGTCATACCTCCATCCGGAGGACCGGATGCTGTGGGACCGGGTGTATGACGCCAGCCCGGACCACGAGCTCGCTGACGGGCAGACCATCGAGGTCGCCGGAGTGACCCTCCACGTGCTGCACACCCCCGGTCACAGCCCGGGCGCCTGCTGCTTCCACGTGCCGGAGCTGGGTGTGGTCTTCAGCGGCGACACGCTGTTCCAGGGCGGGCCGGGCGCAACCGGGCGCTCGTTCAGTGACTTCGACACCATCGTCGCCTCGATCACCGACAAGCTGCTGACCCTGCCGGAGGAGACGGTGGTGCACACGGGTCACGGTGATGACACCTCGATCGGCGCCGAGAAGCCGCACCGGCAGGAGTGGATCGACCGCGGAGCCTGA
- a CDS encoding DUF6412 domain-containing protein, producing the protein MHLIDRRRSLLGMLLSTVLVGALAATSADAATMAVGLGVLLLVSMTVTTNAATLAVTGSGAVIPGANRLRRQWDRTPIPMLEPDLAGKPQPRAPGHTAPEVPVLAAA; encoded by the coding sequence GTGCATCTGATCGACCGTCGTCGCTCCCTGCTGGGGATGCTGCTGAGCACGGTCCTGGTCGGTGCGCTGGCCGCCACCTCCGCCGACGCGGCCACCATGGCCGTCGGCCTGGGCGTGCTGTTGCTGGTGAGCATGACGGTCACCACCAACGCGGCCACGCTGGCGGTGACCGGGTCCGGGGCGGTGATCCCCGGTGCCAACCGCCTTCGCAGGCAGTGGGACCGGACGCCCATCCCGATGCTCGAGCCGGACCTCGCGGGCAAGCCGCAACCGAGGGCTCCGGGGCACACCGCCCCGGAGGTGCCCGTGCTCGCCGCTGCCTGA
- a CDS encoding YidC/Oxa1 family membrane protein insertase: MRAKHGKDPERLQKEMLELHRREGVSPVAGCLPALVQMPVIMVVYRLFSAPQIAGQDNALLHHTLFGAPLTAHLATAGTGLPVFLGLIAISLVVAYLTMRQTRASLIAPAPGGDPAQAQVAETMQQVMSWLSFGSVFAVAVLPLGTGLYLVTSALWTLLERYAVRRLVTL; encoded by the coding sequence GTGCGGGCCAAGCACGGCAAGGACCCCGAGCGTCTCCAGAAGGAGATGCTGGAGCTGCACCGTCGCGAGGGGGTCTCACCGGTGGCGGGATGCCTGCCTGCGCTGGTGCAGATGCCGGTCATCATGGTCGTCTACCGCTTGTTCTCGGCACCACAGATCGCGGGGCAGGACAACGCGCTGCTGCACCACACCCTGTTCGGTGCGCCGCTGACGGCACACCTGGCCACGGCGGGGACCGGCCTGCCCGTGTTTCTCGGGCTCATCGCCATCTCCCTGGTCGTGGCCTACCTGACGATGCGCCAGACGCGGGCCTCCTTGATCGCCCCCGCACCGGGTGGGGACCCTGCCCAGGCTCAGGTCGCCGAGACGATGCAGCAGGTCATGTCGTGGCTGTCCTTCGGCTCGGTCTTCGCCGTTGCGGTGCTGCCGCTGGGCACCGGGCTCTATCTGGTCACGAGTGCTCTGTGGACCTTGCTCGAGCGGTATGCCGTGCGTCGTCTCGTCACGCTCTAG
- a CDS encoding SRPBCC domain-containing protein — protein sequence MTQPELQRELILDPIVATRHVDVDPVHAFEVFTERFGDWWDPRLTPDPRSFEGADVEEVEGGVVALHHDGEDYPIGEVLEWEIGVCFAMSFHLALPRDHPTTLTVDFTPADGGTLVTLTHGGWEEDNARARRTFTEWPHLLERFAATAVSD from the coding sequence ATGACCCAGCCGGAGCTCCAGCGGGAGCTGATCCTCGACCCCATCGTCGCGACGCGCCACGTTGACGTCGACCCCGTGCACGCCTTCGAGGTGTTCACGGAGCGTTTCGGTGACTGGTGGGACCCGCGGCTGACCCCGGACCCACGCTCCTTCGAGGGTGCGGACGTGGAGGAGGTCGAGGGCGGGGTGGTGGCCCTGCACCACGACGGTGAGGACTATCCGATCGGTGAGGTGCTCGAGTGGGAGATCGGCGTCTGCTTCGCGATGAGCTTCCACCTGGCCCTGCCACGGGACCATCCGACCACGCTCACCGTCGACTTCACCCCGGCCGACGGCGGCACGCTGGTCACCCTCACCCACGGCGGGTGGGAGGAGGACAACGCCCGTGCGCGTCGCACGTTCACCGAGTGGCCCCATCTGCTCGAACGGTTCGCCGCGACGGCCGTCAGCGACTGA
- a CDS encoding response regulator transcription factor, translating to MTDADKAVTRILLVEDQGMLRSALASLLDVEPDLEVVAQIGRGDEILPAVAQHRPDVALIDIDLPGGSGLDALPQLAADHPDCVAIIVTTFARAGYLRRAMTSGARGFLVKDDPVDQLAAAIRRALAGDIVVQPDLALAALRAPDNPLTAREQEVLQVSGGGATVADIAARLYLSEHTVRNYLSSAIGKTGTRNRAEARAVAQDHGWV from the coding sequence ATGACCGACGCCGATAAGGCTGTCACCCGCATTCTGCTCGTGGAGGATCAGGGGATGCTCCGGTCCGCCCTGGCCTCGCTCCTGGACGTCGAGCCTGACCTCGAGGTCGTGGCGCAGATCGGTCGGGGCGACGAGATCCTGCCCGCCGTGGCCCAGCACCGGCCCGACGTGGCCCTGATCGACATCGACCTGCCCGGGGGCAGCGGTCTGGACGCCCTGCCCCAGTTGGCGGCGGACCACCCTGACTGTGTGGCGATCATCGTGACGACGTTCGCCCGGGCGGGTTATCTGCGTCGCGCGATGACGTCAGGAGCACGTGGGTTCCTCGTCAAGGACGACCCGGTGGACCAGTTGGCCGCAGCTATCCGGCGGGCTCTGGCCGGGGACATCGTGGTGCAGCCCGATCTGGCGCTGGCGGCACTTCGTGCTCCAGACAACCCGCTGACCGCGCGGGAGCAGGAGGTCCTGCAGGTCTCCGGTGGCGGTGCCACCGTGGCCGACATCGCCGCCCGGCTCTACCTGTCGGAGCACACGGTGCGCAACTACCTGTCCTCGGCCATCGGCAAGACCGGGACCCGGAACCGGGCCGAGGCACGCGCCGTGGCCCAGGACCACGGCTGGGTCTGA
- a CDS encoding sensor histidine kinase codes for MAPLDERHQSSDACLGPPARHSRSPLARYGSWLILIWAPLLLGAYVIAAAQERQWRDMVLLLSACAAFAVSIVSVYRPPPLRRLTPPAWAPLGLLAALVVIMVATVRTVPASELAFMGVALVAIATAVVLPSRVAPAVVVLIGCAAAITGLVAGWGWGLASWLGVTTVLSGMGTFVMHYLTATIRELDATRVQLAEAAVSAERQRFSRDLHDLLGHTLSVVVVKAEAVRRLAETDPAAAAAHGAEIETLGRSALTEVRQAVAGYREGGLEDEISRAAAALRAGEIRPDIGHVPHGLDPGAERQLAWAVREATTNVLQHSGATTCRIQVELDPGWARVTVADDGHSTPERMPTGSVPTGHRGSRTGTGLTGLRERLAERGGTVTVERRPEGFTLAAEVPHATTRSPQAADAGRRGRQEHP; via the coding sequence GTGGCACCCCTGGACGAACGGCACCAGTCGTCCGACGCCTGCCTCGGTCCGCCGGCGCGGCACTCCCGCAGCCCGCTGGCGCGCTACGGCTCGTGGCTCATCCTGATCTGGGCGCCCCTGCTGCTCGGCGCCTACGTCATCGCCGCGGCTCAGGAGCGCCAGTGGCGGGACATGGTGCTCCTGCTGTCCGCGTGCGCAGCATTCGCCGTGAGCATCGTCAGCGTCTACCGCCCTCCCCCGCTGCGGCGACTCACCCCACCCGCCTGGGCCCCGCTCGGTCTGCTGGCGGCACTCGTGGTCATCATGGTGGCCACGGTGCGCACCGTGCCCGCCTCCGAGCTCGCCTTCATGGGCGTGGCCCTCGTGGCGATCGCGACAGCCGTCGTGCTCCCCTCACGGGTCGCGCCGGCGGTGGTCGTGCTCATCGGCTGTGCCGCAGCGATCACCGGGCTCGTCGCGGGCTGGGGCTGGGGGTTGGCGAGCTGGCTCGGCGTCACGACGGTGCTCAGCGGGATGGGCACCTTCGTCATGCACTACCTGACCGCCACCATCCGTGAACTGGACGCCACCCGGGTCCAGCTCGCCGAGGCCGCAGTGAGCGCCGAGCGGCAGCGCTTCTCCCGCGACCTGCACGACCTGCTCGGCCACACCCTGTCGGTCGTCGTGGTCAAGGCCGAGGCGGTGCGCCGCCTCGCCGAGACCGACCCCGCCGCTGCCGCGGCGCACGGCGCTGAGATCGAGACCCTTGGCCGGTCTGCGCTCACCGAGGTGCGACAGGCGGTCGCCGGCTACCGCGAGGGTGGCCTGGAGGACGAGATCTCCCGAGCCGCGGCGGCGCTGCGCGCTGGCGAGATCCGCCCGGACATCGGTCACGTGCCCCACGGACTTGACCCCGGCGCCGAGCGCCAGCTCGCGTGGGCGGTGCGCGAGGCGACCACCAATGTGCTGCAGCACTCGGGTGCCACCACCTGTCGGATCCAGGTGGAGCTGGACCCGGGGTGGGCCCGCGTCACCGTTGCCGATGACGGACACAGCACCCCAGAGCGTATGCCGACCGGCTCCGTTCCCACCGGGCATCGCGGGAGCCGGACCGGCACCGGCCTCACCGGGCTACGGGAGCGGCTGGCGGAGCGCGGCGGCACCGTGACCGTCGAGCGGCGACCGGAAGGCTTCACGCTCGCCGCCGAGGTGCCCCACGCCACCACCCGTTCCCCGCAGGCTGCTGACGCCGGTCGCCGTGGTCGGCAGGAGCACCCATGA
- a CDS encoding DUF6069 family protein, with protein sequence MAQRSASTQRHPLVVAVATVAALLTWLVADPVLGVDLEVLTTPGGDATRLVSAGAIVSSTIIVGLLGWALLAVLQRISGRGTTIWRWTATTVALLSLAGPLTLAQTTAATVVLTVLHVVVAAILLVALPVQGSAGRK encoded by the coding sequence ATGGCCCAGCGGTCTGCCTCGACGCAGAGACATCCACTCGTCGTCGCGGTCGCCACCGTGGCCGCACTCCTGACCTGGCTCGTTGCCGATCCCGTCCTAGGCGTCGACCTTGAAGTGCTCACGACCCCCGGCGGCGATGCCACGAGGCTGGTCTCCGCCGGAGCCATCGTCAGCTCGACCATCATCGTCGGCCTGCTGGGCTGGGCCCTGCTGGCCGTGCTGCAGCGGATCTCCGGACGGGGAACCACCATCTGGCGCTGGACCGCGACCACCGTGGCCCTGCTCTCCCTGGCCGGCCCGCTGACCCTCGCCCAGACAACGGCCGCAACCGTCGTGCTCACTGTGCTCCACGTCGTCGTCGCCGCCATCCTCCTGGTGGCCCTGCCCGTTCAGGGTTCCGCCGGACGGAAGTGA
- the cysS gene encoding cysteine--tRNA ligase, whose product MSLRLYDTATRELRDFEPVEPGRVGLYICGLTTQGVPHIGHVRFAVAFDILRRWLVRGHGYDVTLVRNVTDIDDKILNKSAEHDRPWWAWSYTHERATTQALERLGVLPPTYEPRATGHISEMIELIDLLIERGHAYPAADDSGDVYFDVRSWPDYGELTHQKLDDMEPATDADPRGKRDPRDFALWKGHKQGEPETASWPTPYGRGRPGWHLECSAMARKYLGDTFDIHGGGVDLRFPHHENEQAQSRAAGLGFARYWMHNAWVTLSGEKMSKSLGNTLTVAELTKTVPPLVLRYYLGAAHYRSTIEYGDRSLEEAQAAVERIEGYLQRALEVVGESPETLRDEAAGTDVPQGFADALDDDVNVPEALAVLFGAVREGNKTLEQAGGADRATVRHTLLAVLAMTDVLGISPFDPIWGASGATGASDAVLDALVRAQLDARAAARADHDFATADSIRNQLADVGVIIEDTPAGARWSLASDAGTR is encoded by the coding sequence GTGAGCCTGCGCCTGTATGACACCGCCACCCGTGAACTGCGGGACTTCGAACCCGTCGAGCCGGGTCGGGTGGGCCTCTACATCTGTGGACTCACGACTCAGGGTGTGCCGCACATCGGTCACGTGCGCTTCGCGGTGGCCTTCGACATCCTGCGGCGCTGGCTGGTCCGCGGCCACGGCTACGACGTGACGCTGGTGCGCAATGTCACCGACATCGACGACAAGATCCTCAACAAGTCGGCCGAGCACGACCGGCCCTGGTGGGCGTGGAGCTACACCCACGAGCGGGCAACGACCCAGGCCTTGGAACGACTCGGGGTGCTGCCCCCGACCTATGAGCCGCGCGCCACCGGGCACATCTCCGAGATGATCGAGCTCATCGACCTGCTCATCGAGCGTGGTCACGCCTATCCGGCCGCCGACGACAGCGGAGACGTCTACTTCGACGTGCGCTCCTGGCCCGACTATGGCGAGCTGACCCACCAAAAGCTCGACGACATGGAGCCGGCCACCGACGCTGACCCCCGCGGCAAGCGCGACCCCCGCGACTTCGCGCTGTGGAAGGGTCACAAGCAGGGAGAGCCGGAGACCGCCAGCTGGCCCACCCCCTACGGTCGCGGGCGCCCGGGATGGCACCTGGAGTGCTCGGCGATGGCCCGCAAGTACCTCGGCGACACCTTCGACATCCACGGTGGCGGGGTCGACCTGCGTTTCCCGCACCACGAGAACGAGCAGGCGCAGTCGCGGGCGGCCGGGCTCGGCTTCGCCCGCTATTGGATGCACAACGCCTGGGTCACCCTCAGCGGCGAGAAGATGAGCAAGTCGCTGGGCAACACGTTGACCGTCGCCGAGCTGACCAAGACCGTGCCACCGCTCGTCCTGCGCTACTACCTGGGCGCCGCGCACTACCGGTCCACCATCGAGTATGGCGACCGCTCACTGGAGGAGGCCCAGGCCGCGGTCGAGCGGATCGAGGGCTATCTGCAGCGCGCGCTGGAGGTGGTTGGAGAGTCGCCCGAGACACTCCGCGACGAGGCAGCGGGCACGGACGTGCCGCAGGGCTTCGCGGACGCACTGGATGACGACGTCAACGTGCCGGAGGCGCTCGCCGTCCTGTTCGGCGCGGTGCGTGAGGGCAACAAGACCCTCGAGCAGGCGGGCGGGGCCGATCGGGCGACGGTGCGGCATACGCTCCTGGCGGTGCTGGCGATGACCGACGTGCTGGGCATCAGTCCCTTCGACCCGATCTGGGGTGCCTCCGGCGCCACCGGAGCCAGCGACGCGGTCCTCGACGCGCTGGTGCGCGCTCAGCTGGACGCCCGGGCCGCAGCACGGGCCGACCATGACTTTGCCACCGCCGACAGCATCCGCAACCAGCTCGCGGACGTCGGCGTCATCATCGAGGACACCCCGGCCGGCGCCCGTTGGTCGCTGGCCTCCGACGCAGGGACGAGGTAG
- the rlmB gene encoding 23S rRNA (guanosine(2251)-2'-O)-methyltransferase RlmB: protein MAGNSQRKGAVRKAAKKGPQVGSGGQRRKGLEGRGPTPKATERTGHAAARQAGRQERADAPRRPQRRSSPKASTEIVAGRNSVLEALRTHAPATTLFVASRIDSDDRVREIIKLAGGQGVAMLEAPRGELDRLTDGSVHQGVALQIPPYDYAHPEDLLNVELPGTPLIVALDGITDPRNLGAIIRSVGAFGGHGVVVPARRSAGMTAAAWKTSAGAAARVRVAQATNLTRALEDYRRAGFFVIGLDADGDVDLPGLELADQPLVVVVGSEGKGLSRLVRETCDQIVSIPMAGITESLNAGIAGAVTLYEIARQRRR from the coding sequence ATGGCAGGCAACTCCCAGCGCAAGGGCGCGGTCCGCAAGGCCGCCAAGAAGGGACCGCAGGTCGGCAGCGGCGGACAGCGGCGCAAGGGGCTGGAGGGCCGCGGCCCGACGCCCAAGGCGACGGAGCGCACCGGGCACGCGGCCGCCCGGCAGGCGGGCCGCCAGGAACGGGCCGACGCACCCCGGCGACCGCAGCGACGCAGCAGCCCCAAGGCGTCGACCGAGATCGTGGCCGGCCGAAACTCGGTGCTGGAGGCCCTGCGCACCCACGCGCCCGCCACTACCTTGTTCGTCGCCTCCCGCATCGACTCTGACGACCGCGTGCGCGAGATCATCAAGCTGGCCGGCGGGCAGGGGGTCGCCATGCTGGAGGCTCCCCGCGGTGAGCTTGACAGGCTCACCGACGGATCGGTCCACCAGGGTGTGGCGCTGCAGATCCCGCCCTACGACTATGCCCACCCCGAGGACCTGCTCAACGTCGAGCTGCCCGGCACCCCCCTGATCGTGGCGCTGGACGGCATCACCGATCCGCGCAACCTGGGGGCCATCATCCGCTCGGTCGGTGCGTTCGGGGGGCACGGTGTCGTGGTGCCGGCCCGTCGCTCGGCGGGCATGACCGCGGCCGCCTGGAAGACCTCGGCAGGGGCGGCGGCACGGGTCAGGGTGGCTCAGGCCACCAACCTCACGCGCGCCCTGGAGGACTATCGCCGGGCCGGCTTCTTCGTGATCGGACTCGATGCCGACGGAGACGTGGACCTGCCCGGCCTGGAGTTGGCCGACCAGCCCCTGGTCGTGGTGGTGGGCTCGGAGGGCAAGGGTCTGTCCCGGTTGGTGCGGGAGACCTGCGACCAGATCGTGTCCATCCCGATGGCCGGGATCACCGAGTCGCTCAACGCCGGCATCGCCGGAGCGGTCACCCTCTATGAGATCGCGCGGCAGAGGCGACGCTGA
- a CDS encoding NUDIX domain-containing protein, with product MARVRAATRGLVLVEGRLLVTMLHGRTGEFWLTPGGGQHFGETKEENVAREVLEETGYRVRVGDLACGRDYLGARHFPDWDTGFQQTELFFWCHLLDPDPDPAAVEHDTHQTGVQWVPVPELIGSPLYPRRLATWLQEDPETRPTWLGDVN from the coding sequence ATGGCCAGGGTCCGGGCAGCCACGCGCGGTCTCGTCCTGGTCGAGGGACGCCTGCTGGTGACGATGCTGCACGGGCGGACCGGCGAGTTCTGGCTCACGCCCGGCGGCGGCCAGCACTTCGGTGAGACCAAGGAGGAGAACGTCGCGCGCGAGGTCCTGGAGGAGACGGGTTACCGCGTCCGCGTGGGCGACCTGGCCTGTGGCCGCGACTACCTCGGCGCCCGCCACTTCCCGGACTGGGACACCGGCTTCCAACAGACGGAACTGTTCTTCTGGTGCCACCTGCTCGATCCCGACCCCGACCCGGCGGCCGTCGAGCACGACACCCACCAGACCGGGGTCCAGTGGGTGCCGGTCCCGGAACTCATCGGGTCCCCGCTGTATCCGCGACGCCTGGCCACCTGGCTGCAGGAGGACCCCGAGACCCGTCCGACCTGGCTCGGGGACGTCAACTGA
- a CDS encoding DUF4032 domain-containing protein produces the protein MALQITAARPDPAIFDLPWDVPLEDWPEHHLAALPRGISRHVVRFVRLSGRVIAVKEIKAELAQREYQTLQLLRRLGQPAVEPLAVIAGRTDAQGHELDACLVTQHLKFSLPYRAIFSQRLRPDTARRVLDALAVLLVRLHLGGVYWGDVSLSNTLFRRDAGEFAAYLVDAETAEVHNQLSNGQRNHDLTIAHGNIAGELMDLAAGELLAEDADALEIADRLMHRYELLWRELTATERFEHGDRWRVDERIRRLNNLGFDVGELEMSTDLDGTHIQIEPKIVDAGHHSRRLLRLTGLDVEENQARRLLNDLDAYSASQDRQNEDEELVAHDWLASIYEPVTRTVPPELRSKLEPAELFHELLEHRWYLSERADQDVPLEHAVEDYVATVLPSKPDEVAVLGLDTQEIPIRTKG, from the coding sequence ATGGCCCTGCAGATCACCGCCGCCCGACCGGATCCGGCGATCTTCGACCTGCCCTGGGACGTGCCGCTGGAGGACTGGCCAGAGCATCATCTGGCCGCCCTCCCCCGCGGTATCTCCCGGCACGTGGTGCGCTTCGTGCGGCTGTCCGGGCGGGTCATCGCGGTCAAGGAGATCAAGGCTGAGCTCGCCCAGCGGGAGTATCAGACCCTGCAGCTGCTGCGCCGTCTCGGGCAGCCCGCTGTCGAGCCGCTGGCCGTGATCGCGGGGCGGACCGACGCGCAGGGCCACGAGCTGGATGCGTGTCTGGTCACCCAGCACCTGAAGTTCTCGCTCCCCTACCGGGCGATCTTCAGCCAGCGGCTGCGTCCCGACACTGCCCGCCGGGTGCTGGATGCACTGGCCGTCCTGCTGGTGCGTCTGCACCTGGGCGGGGTCTACTGGGGCGACGTCTCGTTGTCCAACACCCTGTTCCGCCGGGACGCGGGTGAGTTCGCCGCCTACCTGGTCGACGCCGAGACGGCCGAGGTGCACAACCAGCTCAGCAACGGCCAGCGCAACCACGACCTGACCATCGCTCACGGCAATATCGCCGGTGAGCTGATGGACCTGGCCGCGGGTGAGCTGCTTGCCGAGGATGCCGACGCCCTGGAGATCGCGGACCGGCTGATGCACCGCTACGAGTTGTTGTGGCGCGAGCTGACCGCCACCGAGCGCTTCGAGCACGGCGACCGGTGGCGGGTGGATGAGCGGATCCGCCGGCTCAACAACCTGGGCTTCGACGTCGGCGAGCTGGAGATGAGCACCGACCTGGACGGCACCCACATCCAGATCGAGCCCAAGATCGTGGACGCCGGACACCACAGCAGGCGCCTGCTGAGGCTGACCGGACTGGACGTGGAGGAGAACCAGGCCCGGCGTCTGCTCAACGACCTGGATGCCTACAGCGCCTCGCAGGACCGGCAGAACGAGGACGAGGAGCTCGTCGCCCACGACTGGCTGGCCAGCATCTATGAGCCAGTCACCCGCACCGTCCCTCCGGAGCTGCGCAGCAAGTTGGAGCCCGCCGAACTGTTCCACGAGCTGCTCGAGCACCGGTGGTATCTCTCCGAACGCGCCGACCAGGACGTGCCCCTGGAGCATGCCGTCGAGGACTACGTGGCGACCGTCCTGCCGAGCAAGCCGGACGAGGTGGCGGTCCTGGGGCTGGACACCCAGGAGATCCCAATCCGCACCAAGGGCTGA
- a CDS encoding ABC transporter ATP-binding protein encodes MATVTFDKATRIYPGSDTPAVDSLDIEIADGEFLVLVGPSGCGKSTSLRMLAGLEEVNDGRILIGDREVTDLPPKDRDVAMVFQNYALYPHMTVADNMGFALRIAGKSKDEIRQRVEEAAKILDLEPYLDRKPKALSGGQRQRVAMGRAIVRQPQVFLMDEPLSNLDAKLRVQTRTQIASLQRRLGVTTVYVTHDQVEAMTMGDRVAVLKDGILQQCDPPRRMYDHPDNVFVAGFIGSPAMNLMEGSVSEGGVRLPDYDLPVPRESLAGASDRVVVGVRPEDLVLSTDGTGLPIEVDVVEELGADAYVYGRSPGAAADDKPFIARVDGRTPPMKGEVVHFVPKSDHLHVFDAVSGLRLGD; translated from the coding sequence ATGGCAACTGTGACCTTCGACAAGGCCACCAGGATCTATCCCGGCTCGGACACCCCGGCCGTGGACTCCCTCGACATCGAGATCGCCGACGGCGAGTTCCTCGTCCTCGTCGGGCCCTCCGGCTGTGGCAAGTCCACCAGCCTGCGGATGCTCGCCGGACTGGAGGAGGTCAACGACGGACGCATCCTGATCGGCGACCGCGAGGTCACCGACCTCCCGCCCAAGGACCGTGACGTCGCGATGGTCTTCCAGAACTACGCGCTCTATCCCCACATGACAGTGGCGGACAACATGGGTTTCGCGCTGCGCATCGCAGGCAAGTCCAAGGACGAGATCCGTCAGCGCGTCGAGGAGGCTGCCAAGATCCTGGACCTCGAGCCCTACCTGGACCGCAAGCCCAAGGCACTCTCCGGCGGTCAGCGGCAGCGGGTGGCGATGGGTCGCGCGATCGTGCGCCAGCCCCAGGTCTTCCTGATGGACGAGCCGCTGTCCAACCTCGACGCCAAACTGCGCGTGCAGACCCGCACCCAGATCGCGTCCCTGCAGCGGCGGCTCGGCGTCACCACCGTCTATGTCACCCACGACCAGGTCGAGGCCATGACGATGGGGGACCGCGTCGCCGTCCTCAAGGACGGCATCCTGCAGCAATGCGACCCTCCCCGCCGGATGTATGACCACCCGGACAACGTCTTCGTCGCCGGCTTCATCGGCTCCCCGGCCATGAACCTGATGGAGGGCTCGGTCAGTGAGGGGGGCGTCCGGTTGCCGGACTACGACCTGCCCGTCCCCCGCGAGTCGCTGGCCGGGGCCAGCGACCGTGTCGTGGTCGGCGTCCGCCCGGAAGACCTCGTGCTGTCCACGGACGGCACCGGCCTGCCGATCGAGGTGGACGTCGTCGAGGAGCTCGGCGCCGACGCCTACGTCTATGGCCGGTCGCCGGGTGCAGCGGCCGACGACAAGCCGTTCATCGCCCGCGTCGACGGCCGCACGCCACCGATGAAGGGTGAGGTGGTGCACTTCGTGCCCAAGTCGGACCACCTGCACGTGTTCGACGCTGTGTCCGGCCTGCGCCTCGGCGACTGA